In Lewinellaceae bacterium, a single window of DNA contains:
- a CDS encoding diacylglycerol kinase family protein has product MIKSRLQSFRYAFQGIADLFRTQPNARIHLLLTVLALILGGTFSLSGTEWCLLALAMAMVFAAEAFNTALEYLTDLVSPDYSELAGRAKDAAAAAVLFTAAGAAVVGLILFLPRLWRLLWQGAII; this is encoded by the coding sequence ATGATAAAGAGCCGCCTTCAGAGTTTCCGGTACGCCTTTCAGGGAATAGCGGACCTCTTCCGTACACAGCCCAATGCCCGCATACATCTTTTGCTGACCGTACTAGCGCTTATCCTGGGAGGCACCTTTTCACTCTCCGGCACAGAATGGTGCCTCCTCGCCCTGGCCATGGCCATGGTTTTCGCCGCTGAGGCGTTCAATACCGCTTTGGAATACCTCACCGACCTTGTTTCTCCTGATTACAGCGAGCTGGCGGGCAGGGCCAAGGATGCCGCCGCCGCTGCCGTTCTTTTCACCGCCGCCGGGGCGGCGGTTGTGGGCCTGATCCTTTTCCTTCCGAGGCTTTGGCGCCTGCTTTGGCAGGGAGCTATCATCTAG
- the lysS gene encoding lysine--tRNA ligase gives MQLSEQELVRRENLQKIRDLGINPYPAEAFEVNAHAKEIKDEFKDEGENPGFQEVSLAGRLMSARVMGKASFAELQDSTGRIQIYVARDEICPGEDKDLYNTVFKKLLDIGDYIGVKGFVFRTRMGEITVHVKELTVLSKSLRPLPIVKRDEEGHVFDAFTDPEQRYRQRYVDLTVNPQVKEIFLKRSKLISAMRRFFDGKGWLEVETPILQPIHGGAAARPFRTHHNTLDMPLYLRIANELYLKRLIVGGFDGVYEIGKMFRNEGMDRTHNPEFTSMEIYIAYKDYHWMMEMVEQCLEYVAKAVTGHTKVEYEGKMIDYAGPYQRLTMYEAIEQYTGIDISDMDEAALRGVCKKLHVEVDESMGKGKLIDEIFGEKVEDNLVQPTYIIDYPIEMTPLAKKHRSREGLVERFELFVNGKEIANAYSELNDPIDQRERFEGQLRLAERGDEEAMALDEDFLRSLEYGMPPTSGLGIGIDRLAMLLTNQHSIQEVLFFPQMRPKAELHEHRENKKEVSE, from the coding sequence ATGCAGCTCAGCGAACAGGAATTGGTCCGGCGGGAAAACCTTCAGAAAATCCGCGATCTCGGCATAAACCCCTATCCGGCCGAGGCATTTGAGGTCAATGCACATGCAAAAGAAATAAAGGATGAATTCAAAGATGAAGGCGAAAATCCTGGTTTCCAGGAAGTGAGCCTCGCCGGCCGCCTGATGAGCGCACGGGTCATGGGCAAGGCTTCTTTCGCTGAGCTACAGGACAGTACCGGCCGCATACAAATTTATGTTGCCCGAGATGAGATTTGCCCGGGTGAAGACAAGGATCTCTATAATACTGTCTTTAAGAAACTACTCGATATTGGCGATTATATCGGGGTCAAAGGTTTTGTCTTTCGCACCCGTATGGGAGAAATTACCGTGCACGTCAAAGAATTGACGGTGCTCAGCAAGTCGTTGCGCCCACTGCCGATCGTCAAGCGCGACGAGGAGGGCCATGTTTTCGACGCCTTCACCGACCCGGAGCAACGCTATCGCCAGCGGTACGTAGACCTGACCGTCAACCCTCAGGTCAAAGAGATTTTCCTCAAGCGTTCGAAGCTGATCAGCGCCATGCGCCGGTTCTTCGACGGCAAGGGCTGGCTGGAAGTGGAAACGCCGATTCTGCAGCCCATTCACGGAGGGGCTGCCGCCCGGCCGTTCCGCACCCACCACAATACGCTGGACATGCCGCTGTATCTGCGCATCGCCAATGAGCTTTACCTCAAGCGCCTGATCGTCGGCGGTTTCGATGGCGTGTACGAGATCGGCAAAATGTTCCGCAACGAAGGCATGGATCGCACTCACAACCCCGAGTTTACTTCCATGGAGATTTACATTGCTTATAAAGACTACCACTGGATGATGGAAATGGTGGAGCAGTGCCTCGAATACGTAGCTAAAGCAGTGACGGGCCATACCAAAGTGGAATACGAAGGCAAGATGATCGACTACGCCGGCCCCTACCAGCGCCTGACCATGTACGAAGCCATTGAGCAATATACGGGCATCGATATTTCCGATATGGACGAAGCGGCCCTGCGCGGCGTGTGCAAAAAACTGCACGTCGAAGTGGACGAAAGCATGGGCAAAGGCAAACTCATCGATGAAATCTTCGGGGAGAAAGTGGAGGATAACCTCGTACAGCCGACTTACATCATCGATTATCCCATCGAGATGACGCCGCTGGCCAAAAAACACCGATCCAGGGAAGGCCTCGTCGAGCGCTTTGAGTTGTTTGTCAACGGCAAAGAGATCGCCAATGCTTACTCGGAGCTCAACGACCCCATCGACCAGCGGGAACGCTTCGAAGGGCAACTCCGGTTGGCCGAAAGAGGCGATGAGGAGGCGATGGCGCTGGACGAAGATTTCCTGCGCTCCCTGGAATACGGCATGCCGCCAACTTCCGGGCTCGGCATCGGCATCGACCGCCTGGCCATGTTGCTGACCAACCAGCATTCCATCCAGGAAGTGCTCTTCTTCCCGCAGATGAGGCCGAAGGCCGAACTCCACGAGCACCGTGAAAATAAAAAAGAGGTAAGCGAGTAA
- a CDS encoding histone deacetylase, with amino-acid sequence MLKIAFSPVYKYELPEKHRFPMVKYELLPEQLLYEGTVKEENFFHPEALAEETILLTHEQEYWEKLKGQQLSRREIRAIGFPMSEKLVQRGRHIANGTVQCALYSRRYGVALNVAGGTHHSFTYKGEGFCLLNDIAIAANYLLHHNIVEKILVVDLDVHQGNGTAQIFRREPRVFTFSMHAAKNYPLRKEPSDLDIGLPDKTEDGHYLKTLYETLPRLIDEVQPQQVFYLSGVDVIWSDKLGRLSLSLQGCRERDRFVLDCCKKNGLPVAISMGGGYSERLAHIIEAHANTYRLAQELFF; translated from the coding sequence ATGCTAAAGATCGCGTTTTCGCCTGTATACAAATACGAACTGCCGGAAAAACACCGCTTCCCCATGGTGAAGTACGAGCTGCTGCCGGAACAGCTGCTCTACGAGGGCACCGTAAAAGAAGAGAATTTTTTCCACCCGGAAGCCCTTGCCGAGGAAACCATCCTGCTGACCCACGAACAGGAATACTGGGAAAAGCTGAAGGGCCAGCAACTGAGCCGCCGGGAAATCCGCGCCATCGGTTTCCCCATGTCTGAAAAACTGGTGCAACGCGGGCGGCACATCGCCAACGGAACGGTACAGTGCGCCCTCTATTCCCGAAGATACGGCGTTGCGCTCAACGTGGCGGGAGGCACGCACCACTCTTTTACTTACAAAGGAGAAGGTTTTTGCCTGCTCAACGACATCGCCATCGCCGCCAATTACCTCTTACACCATAATATAGTAGAGAAAATTCTGGTCGTCGACCTGGATGTCCATCAGGGCAACGGCACCGCCCAGATCTTCCGGCGGGAACCCCGCGTATTCACCTTCAGCATGCATGCAGCCAAAAATTACCCGCTGCGCAAAGAACCTTCGGATTTGGATATCGGCCTGCCCGACAAGACGGAAGACGGGCATTATCTGAAAACACTCTACGAAACCCTGCCCCGCCTCATCGATGAAGTTCAGCCCCAACAGGTTTTCTACCTATCCGGGGTAGATGTGATCTGGTCCGACAAGCTGGGCCGCCTCAGCCTGAGCCTACAGGGGTGCCGCGAACGCGACCGCTTTGTTCTGGATTGCTGCAAAAAGAATGGGCTGCCGGTAGCCATCAGCATGGGCGGGGGCTATTCGGAACGGCTGGCGCATATTATTGAGGCGCATGCCAATACGTATCGGCTGGCGCAGGAATTGTTTTTTTGA
- a CDS encoding aspartate-semialdehyde dehydrogenase, translated as MRIAVVGVTYLVGNVMCRVLEERNFPVSEFLPVASARSVGKEVRFRGENHKVIGLEEAIAFRPDVAIFSAGGSASLEWAPRFAEVGTVVIDNSSAWRMDPEKKLVVPEVNAEVLTSQDLIIANPNCSTIQMVMALAPLHKAYTIRRLVISTYQSFTGTGMKAVKQYQLERKGYEPKQEEMAYHYPIFENCLPQCDVFLDNAYTKEEMKLVHETRKILGDNNIGVTATAVRVPVHGGHSEAVNIEFESPYELADVRSLLEAMPGLSVVDDVANHKYPMPLMAKNHDEVFVGRIRRDESIKNGLNLWIVADNLRKGAATNAVQIAEYLLEHRLIGSRQLTA; from the coding sequence ATGAGAATTGCCGTAGTAGGTGTAACCTACCTTGTAGGAAACGTTATGTGCCGGGTTTTGGAAGAACGCAACTTTCCCGTAAGCGAGTTTCTGCCGGTGGCTTCTGCCCGCTCTGTTGGCAAAGAAGTCCGATTTCGGGGAGAAAACCACAAAGTGATCGGTTTGGAGGAGGCCATCGCCTTCCGGCCCGATGTAGCTATTTTTTCCGCCGGCGGCAGCGCCTCCCTGGAGTGGGCGCCCCGTTTTGCCGAAGTTGGCACCGTAGTGATCGACAACTCCTCCGCCTGGAGGATGGATCCGGAAAAGAAGCTCGTCGTGCCCGAGGTCAATGCGGAAGTATTGACGAGCCAGGACCTGATCATTGCCAACCCGAATTGTTCCACCATTCAAATGGTAATGGCCCTGGCGCCCCTGCATAAAGCTTATACCATACGCCGGCTGGTCATTTCTACCTACCAGTCTTTTACCGGTACGGGCATGAAGGCGGTTAAGCAATACCAACTGGAAAGAAAGGGCTATGAACCCAAGCAGGAAGAGATGGCCTACCATTATCCCATCTTTGAGAATTGCCTGCCTCAATGCGATGTATTCCTGGACAATGCCTACACCAAGGAAGAGATGAAGCTGGTTCATGAAACCCGCAAAATATTGGGAGACAACAACATAGGCGTCACGGCAACCGCTGTGAGGGTCCCGGTGCACGGAGGGCATTCCGAAGCGGTAAATATTGAATTCGAAAGCCCATACGAACTGGCGGATGTTCGCAGCCTTCTGGAAGCCATGCCCGGCCTGTCCGTTGTCGACGATGTAGCCAACCACAAATACCCTATGCCTCTGATGGCGAAAAACCATGACGAAGTATTCGTCGGCCGCATCCGCCGGGACGAATCCATAAAGAACGGGCTGAACTTATGGATAGTGGCTGACAACCTCCGCAAAGGAGCCGCCACCAATGCTGTTCAGATCGCCGAATACCTGCTGGAACACCGGCTCATCGGGTCGCGGCAACTTACGGCCTGA
- a CDS encoding beta-lactamase family protein, translating to MTIRFLFLLLFTPYIISTHAQPARYQAAIDSARSLVERVVAFSDIPGAAVSVSVGGEIVWSEGFGYADLEQQVPVAPDKTKFRIGSVSKPMTAAALGVLYDEGKVNLDVPVQKYVPDFPEKRWPITLRLLAGHLAGVRHYRGEEFLSSRRYASVGEGLSIFADDTLLFEPGQRFSYTSYGWNLISAAVEGASGEDFLSYMQETVFKPLGMNNTTADYTDSLVAFRTRFYEKTEDGTTINAPYVDNSYKWAGGGFLSTTEDLARFGHAHINPGFLSDTTLRLWHTPMKNNAGDPTGYGVGWFVNVDGLGEEWFGHGGGSVGGITQLIIYPYSEIVVALLTNSGRVDYGDTHHRIARLFMPEGLEYRALDEEALQPFLGDYLIDGNTPALAILENGRLYFSRRGGLPELLIPMVDGSFHSLGNAWFRFRTNEEDKMEVVIARPGMEEGVIGVKQ from the coding sequence ATGACTATAAGGTTTTTATTCTTGCTTCTCTTCACGCCGTATATTATATCCACCCACGCCCAGCCCGCCCGCTACCAGGCCGCCATCGACAGCGCCCGCAGCCTGGTGGAGCGCGTTGTGGCCTTCAGCGACATCCCCGGGGCGGCGGTTTCCGTATCGGTGGGCGGCGAGATCGTCTGGTCGGAAGGCTTCGGCTACGCCGACCTGGAACAGCAGGTGCCGGTGGCGCCGGACAAAACCAAATTCCGCATCGGCAGCGTAAGCAAACCCATGACGGCAGCAGCGCTGGGCGTGCTATACGATGAAGGAAAAGTGAACCTGGATGTCCCGGTTCAGAAATACGTCCCGGATTTCCCGGAAAAGCGGTGGCCCATTACCCTGCGTTTGCTGGCGGGCCACCTGGCAGGGGTACGCCACTACCGGGGCGAGGAATTTTTGAGCAGCCGCCGCTACGCCTCCGTAGGCGAAGGCTTGTCCATCTTTGCCGACGATACGCTGCTCTTCGAGCCGGGCCAGCGCTTTTCCTACACCAGCTACGGCTGGAACCTCATCAGCGCCGCCGTGGAGGGGGCGAGCGGGGAGGATTTCCTGAGCTATATGCAGGAAACGGTTTTCAAACCCCTGGGCATGAACAATACCACTGCCGACTATACCGACAGCCTGGTCGCCTTCCGCACTCGCTTCTACGAAAAGACAGAAGACGGAACCACCATCAACGCCCCTTATGTGGACAACAGCTACAAATGGGCCGGCGGCGGGTTCCTCTCCACCACCGAGGACCTGGCGCGCTTCGGCCACGCCCACATTAATCCCGGTTTTCTGAGCGACACTACTCTGCGTTTGTGGCATACCCCCATGAAAAACAACGCCGGCGATCCCACCGGATACGGCGTAGGGTGGTTTGTCAATGTAGATGGCCTTGGAGAAGAATGGTTTGGCCACGGCGGCGGCTCGGTGGGCGGCATCACCCAGTTGATCATTTATCCCTACTCTGAGATAGTAGTAGCCCTGCTTACCAATTCCGGGCGGGTGGATTACGGGGACACCCACCACCGCATCGCCCGCCTGTTCATGCCGGAAGGGCTGGAATACCGGGCACTGGATGAAGAGGCGCTGCAGCCTTTCCTCGGCGACTACCTCATCGACGGCAACACGCCGGCCCTGGCCATCCTGGAAAACGGCCGCCTTTATTTCTCCCGCCGAGGCGGTTTGCCGGAGCTACTAATCCCTATGGTAGATGGAAGCTTCCACAGCCTCGGCAATGCCTGGTTTCGCTTCCGCACCAACGAGGAAGATAAAATGGAAGTGGTGATCGCCAGACCGGGGATGGAAGAAGGGGTGATTGGGGTAAAGCAGTAG
- a CDS encoding GNAT family N-acetyltransferase yields the protein MPLHSKLHYYCLPFHQLSNREFYALMALRQEVFVVEQSCPYLDADGKDIPAHHLLGYNEEGQLLAYSRLLPKGVSYEAYPSFGRVATAPSIRGKGRGRELMEKTLEWMERLYGEQAVKISAQSYLIPFYESLGFHTVGKQYLEDNIPHVGMVRGQRG from the coding sequence ATGCCTTTACATTCGAAACTGCATTACTATTGCCTCCCCTTTCATCAACTTTCTAACAGGGAGTTCTACGCCCTGATGGCCCTGCGCCAGGAGGTGTTTGTCGTAGAACAGTCCTGCCCCTACCTCGACGCCGACGGCAAGGACATCCCGGCTCACCATTTGCTGGGATACAACGAAGAGGGGCAATTGCTCGCATACAGCCGCCTGCTTCCCAAAGGCGTTTCTTACGAAGCATATCCTTCCTTCGGCAGGGTGGCAACTGCCCCGTCCATCCGTGGAAAAGGGCGGGGAAGAGAACTCATGGAAAAAACGCTGGAGTGGATGGAGCGGCTGTACGGGGAGCAAGCCGTCAAGATTTCCGCTCAATCTTACCTTATTCCTTTCTATGAATCACTGGGCTTTCATACGGTGGGAAAGCAATATCTGGAAGATAATATTCCTCATGTTGGAATGGTGAGGGGACAACGCGGATAA
- a CDS encoding universal stress protein: MSYAIKLFGASELEITVLHACEMSSNAFHMKSMDSILEKEARREMETLIKKVHDEKPDIVLKTKIFKGDTVSVITSLGNSGAYDFIVMGTKGASGLKEVFIGSVAGSVIAKTKAPVLIVPDDYLFRTLNEIVFAIGGIPLSNASVVEPLRKLAMLHPCKVNVLHIAEGEKVDLQEVLSTIEDLDPSVIYAFGADNINQCLNDYLTKDDAELLCLIRNKKYTDFFTRIFNESVTLKQTFSSPIPLLILHN; this comes from the coding sequence ATGTCCTACGCGATCAAATTATTCGGGGCTTCAGAATTAGAAATTACGGTATTGCACGCTTGCGAAATGAGTTCAAACGCTTTCCACATGAAATCAATGGATAGCATTTTGGAGAAAGAGGCTCGACGAGAAATGGAAACTTTGATAAAAAAAGTACATGACGAGAAACCGGATATCGTTCTGAAAACCAAGATATTCAAAGGGGATACCGTTTCCGTTATCACCTCCCTGGGTAATAGCGGCGCCTATGATTTTATCGTTATGGGCACTAAAGGAGCCAGTGGTCTAAAAGAGGTTTTCATTGGAAGTGTGGCAGGCAGTGTTATTGCCAAAACCAAAGCGCCCGTCTTGATCGTTCCAGACGACTATCTTTTCCGCACCTTGAATGAAATCGTTTTTGCCATCGGCGGTATTCCTTTATCCAACGCATCCGTGGTCGAGCCTTTACGAAAATTAGCAATGTTGCATCCATGTAAAGTCAATGTCCTGCATATTGCCGAAGGCGAAAAGGTGGACCTGCAAGAAGTGCTGAGCACTATTGAAGATTTAGACCCATCGGTAATTTATGCTTTTGGCGCCGACAACATCAACCAGTGCTTAAATGATTACCTGACAAAAGACGATGCCGAGTTGCTCTGCCTTATCAGAAACAAGAAATACACCGATTTTTTCACTCGAATATTTAATGAGAGTGTTACGTTGAAGCAGACTTTCAGCAGCCCTATCCCTTTGCTCATCCTGCATAATTAA
- a CDS encoding helix-turn-helix domain-containing protein: protein MGQPIAPSLRLEIVKSRQEEKLSYRDLAARFKVNYHTARNLCLSYEKRGEAALVPGYSNCGRGVKPEAEKAYRLVRLI from the coding sequence ATGGGACAACCAATTGCCCCCTCCCTGCGCCTGGAAATAGTGAAATCCAGGCAGGAGGAAAAACTTAGCTACCGGGATTTAGCTGCCCGCTTTAAGGTGAACTACCATACGGCAAGGAACCTGTGCCTTTCTTACGAGAAGCGGGGCGAAGCGGCGCTAGTCCCGGGCTACTCCAATTGTGGGCGCGGGGTGAAGCCGGAAGCGGAGAAAGCTTATCGGCTGGTGCGTTTAATATAG
- a CDS encoding Uma2 family endonuclease, protein MSTSAAKNPLPPPKKSKAVSWEAFQKKFLTREDSYKYEWLNGVVEKTPYNINRFYLFIFRNLLLHFRKLRREGIGKGQLISGADLFFLENHRRPDICWLTDEQIDRLAENEYEVPAFVIEVISNKDMMNKVVHKMQDYRAAGVKVVWHILPAYEEVHVYTGDNLEQMVVCTKEKECSAAPALPEFALPAKEVFEKGGYK, encoded by the coding sequence ATGTCAACTTCCGCCGCTAAAAACCCGCTTCCACCGCCGAAGAAAAGCAAAGCTGTCAGCTGGGAAGCGTTCCAGAAGAAATTCCTCACGCGCGAGGACAGCTACAAGTATGAATGGCTCAATGGCGTTGTGGAGAAAACCCCCTATAATATTAACCGGTTTTATTTATTCATCTTTCGCAACCTGCTGCTGCACTTTAGAAAGCTTCGAAGAGAAGGCATAGGAAAAGGCCAGCTCATCTCAGGCGCCGACCTTTTCTTCCTGGAAAACCATCGCCGCCCAGACATCTGCTGGCTGACGGACGAACAGATCGACCGGCTGGCGGAAAACGAATACGAGGTCCCGGCCTTTGTCATCGAGGTGATCTCCAATAAGGATATGATGAATAAGGTAGTCCACAAAATGCAGGATTACCGGGCAGCTGGAGTGAAAGTGGTGTGGCACATCCTGCCGGCCTACGAAGAGGTGCATGTGTATACCGGAGATAATCTTGAGCAAATGGTTGTCTGCACAAAGGAAAAAGAGTGTTCTGCGGCGCCGGCCTTGCCGGAATTCGCTTTGCCGGCGAAAGAAGTTTTTGAAAAAGGAGGCTACAAATAA
- a CDS encoding transposase translates to MLYESFELLLGLALPLLAGIGLGIRYVVGDGAYGNKTCCLVAQQFGLCLISKLNRNTALYLPYQGPYSGKGRRKKYGDKIDYQDIPEQYLTQSITEGGIRTMVYQIKGVWTKQMPCLINVVVIVKINLVTQKAGRVVLFSTDLTLEASTIIRFYSLRFQIEFNFRDAKQYFGLADFKNVKEQQVDNAVGLSLFMDNVSLVLMEQAKTQWNEETVSIQDIKAYFRAEKYLHDILNTLEIGPNSIIIQQEFEDILKIGAINRTGQQKWPAKEA, encoded by the coding sequence TTGCTGTATGAGAGTTTTGAGCTGCTGTTAGGCCTGGCCCTGCCTCTGTTAGCAGGCATTGGCTTAGGCATCCGGTATGTAGTGGGCGACGGGGCTTATGGCAATAAAACTTGCTGCCTGGTTGCCCAGCAGTTTGGGTTATGCCTGATTTCAAAACTAAACCGCAATACGGCTTTATACCTTCCTTATCAGGGGCCGTATTCGGGTAAAGGCCGACGCAAGAAGTATGGCGACAAAATAGATTATCAGGATATCCCGGAGCAATATTTAACCCAGAGCATTACAGAAGGCGGCATCAGGACCATGGTTTATCAGATAAAGGGCGTATGGACTAAACAGATGCCTTGCTTGATCAATGTAGTTGTCATTGTTAAAATAAACCTCGTAACGCAAAAGGCAGGAAGGGTTGTGCTGTTTTCTACTGATTTAACCTTGGAGGCTTCAACCATTATCCGGTTTTATTCTTTGAGGTTCCAGATAGAATTCAACTTTAGGGACGCCAAGCAATATTTTGGCTTGGCTGATTTTAAGAATGTCAAGGAACAGCAAGTCGACAATGCAGTTGGGTTATCCCTGTTTATGGACAACGTGTCCCTAGTATTAATGGAACAAGCCAAAACGCAGTGGAATGAAGAAACGGTGAGTATTCAGGACATCAAGGCTTATTTTAGGGCGGAAAAATACCTCCATGACATTTTAAATACCCTCGAAATCGGTCCCAACTCAATTATAATTCAGCAAGAATTTGAGGATATTTTGAAAATCGGAGCTATAAACCGGACGGGGCAACAAAAATGGCCGGCTAAGGAGGCCTGA
- a CDS encoding lamin tail domain-containing protein, giving the protein MKKTTVFALLLSLFCNQLSAQLQDDFSDGDFSSDPEWFGDTGKFGVTDEQLQLLDNDPVANNTAYLYLPAPTSNNTATTWEAYIRMDFAPSASNFARLYLSASNPNLSESQEGYYLKAGGISGSDDALELYRQDGATSTLLLGGTPGAVSAAPAVARIRVIRNPGGEWELLADYGGGQDFQTEGTAIDDTYPMGSFFGVYCQYTSTRNEAFFFDDIKVDPLFQDTRPPGLLAVEAAGATEILVQFDEPLEELSASEPGNYIIDNGIGQPADVLFDPGTPTEVRLLLSTPLQNTQSYTLTASGIADANGNIAPAQSLAFIFYDIRPAAFGDVVISELFPDPTPPAGLPEGEFVELYNRTDKVIQLAELAISSGGTPIALPGYLLLPASYVIVCNDSFEAEFALLGSAVAIASFPALTNGGDEVRLTNSNGDLIFEVVYEDSWYQDEARAGGGYTLELIQLEGPYDCPGNWKASAAPQGGTPGQPNSLLGATADDTPPFLASAIAESEFELRLTFSEVMDVASLANPTHYTLNPPLPVTSAMPLSSRREALLLLGADMQPGTAYQVMATNAVTDCMGNPLAPGDGITTGLAEPIGPLDLVINEVLFNPEPGGSDFIELYNRSEKVVNLNGLAIANTQKESGDTLGAVGVDFLLFPGGYAVLTEGPEDILSRYTVRFPNALVEANLPTLDDKSGNVTLRSGGQLVDAFDYSETQHYPLLDSKEGVSLERISPEAATQDAGNWHSAASTVGFATPTYQNSQFFEKPGALSEMFTILTPTFSPDGDGFDDVLLIDYEAGRPGYNLNMHIYDSNGRLVKRLANNETLAARGSLKWDGVNEEGNRARIGIYVLWLELFTPDGNVERDKKVVVLAGRLE; this is encoded by the coding sequence ATGAAAAAAACGACTGTTTTCGCCCTGCTGCTTTCTCTCTTCTGCAACCAACTGTCCGCCCAACTTCAGGATGATTTTTCCGACGGCGACTTTTCCAGCGACCCGGAATGGTTCGGAGATACGGGCAAGTTCGGGGTTACAGATGAGCAACTTCAATTGCTGGACAATGATCCTGTTGCCAACAACACGGCTTACCTTTACCTCCCCGCTCCCACCAGCAACAATACCGCCACCACCTGGGAAGCCTATATCCGAATGGATTTTGCTCCTTCGGCCAGCAATTTCGCCCGTTTATACCTGAGCGCTTCCAACCCCAACCTTTCGGAAAGCCAGGAAGGCTATTACCTCAAGGCAGGGGGAATTTCGGGCAGCGACGACGCCCTCGAACTCTACCGGCAGGATGGCGCCACCTCTACCCTGCTGCTTGGCGGAACCCCGGGAGCCGTATCCGCCGCCCCGGCCGTCGCCCGCATAAGGGTTATCCGCAACCCCGGTGGCGAATGGGAACTGCTGGCCGACTACGGCGGAGGGCAAGATTTCCAAACTGAAGGCACGGCAATAGACGATACCTACCCGATGGGCAGCTTCTTCGGGGTTTATTGCCAGTACACCAGCACCCGCAATGAGGCTTTTTTCTTCGACGATATTAAAGTGGATCCGCTATTCCAGGATACCCGCCCCCCCGGTTTGCTGGCCGTTGAAGCGGCTGGCGCCACGGAAATCCTCGTGCAGTTTGACGAACCACTGGAGGAGCTTTCCGCCTCCGAGCCCGGCAATTATATAATCGACAACGGCATCGGCCAGCCGGCGGATGTTCTTTTTGATCCCGGCACTCCCACTGAAGTGCGCCTCCTCCTCAGCACGCCCCTTCAGAATACCCAGTCCTATACCCTTACGGCTTCCGGTATCGCCGACGCCAATGGCAATATTGCCCCCGCTCAGAGCCTGGCCTTTATTTTTTACGATATCCGACCGGCAGCTTTCGGCGATGTCGTCATTTCCGAGCTCTTCCCCGACCCTACCCCGCCGGCAGGTTTGCCGGAAGGGGAATTCGTTGAGCTTTACAACCGAACCGACAAGGTGATCCAACTGGCAGAACTGGCCATTAGCTCCGGAGGCACGCCCATTGCCTTACCCGGTTACCTCCTGCTGCCCGCCAGTTATGTGATCGTGTGCAATGACAGCTTCGAAGCCGAGTTTGCGCTTTTGGGCTCTGCGGTAGCCATCGCCAGCTTTCCTGCGCTCACCAATGGCGGCGATGAAGTTCGGCTGACGAACTCCAATGGGGACCTGATTTTCGAAGTAGTATATGAAGACAGCTGGTACCAGGACGAAGCCAGGGCCGGCGGCGGCTACACCCTCGAATTGATACAACTGGAGGGCCCTTACGATTGCCCGGGCAACTGGAAAGCATCGGCAGCGCCGCAAGGCGGGACGCCCGGCCAGCCCAACAGCCTGCTGGGCGCTACCGCAGACGATACCCCGCCCTTCCTCGCCAGTGCCATCGCCGAAAGCGAGTTCGAGCTGCGGCTTACTTTCAGCGAAGTGATGGACGTGGCCAGCCTGGCCAACCCAACTCATTACACGCTGAATCCCCCACTGCCTGTAACCAGCGCCATGCCGCTATCCTCCCGGCGGGAGGCGCTGCTTCTGCTCGGCGCCGATATGCAGCCGGGCACGGCCTATCAGGTAATGGCTACGAATGCCGTAACCGATTGCATGGGCAACCCCCTGGCGCCGGGGGATGGCATCACGACCGGCCTGGCAGAGCCCATCGGCCCCCTTGACCTTGTCATCAATGAAGTGCTGTTCAACCCGGAACCCGGCGGCAGCGACTTCATAGAACTGTACAACCGCAGCGAAAAGGTGGTCAACCTGAATGGCCTGGCCATCGCCAACACCCAAAAAGAAAGCGGGGATACCCTGGGTGCAGTGGGCGTTGATTTTCTATTGTTCCCCGGCGGGTATGCTGTGCTCACCGAAGGCCCAGAAGATATTCTTTCCCGGTACACCGTGCGTTTCCCCAACGCCCTGGTTGAAGCCAACCTGCCCACCCTGGACGATAAAAGCGGAAACGTGACTTTGCGCTCCGGCGGCCAGCTCGTCGACGCCTTCGATTATTCGGAAACCCAGCATTATCCTTTGCTCGACAGCAAAGAAGGGGTATCCCTGGAACGGATTTCTCCTGAGGCAGCCACCCAGGATGCCGGCAACTGGCACAGCGCCGCTTCCACTGTGGGTTTTGCTACGCCTACCTATCAGAACTCCCAGTTTTTCGAAAAGCCGGGCGCGCTCAGTGAAATGTTCACCATTCTCACCCCCACTTTTTCTCCCGACGGAGACGGCTTCGACGATGTTTTGCTCATCGACTACGAGGCCGGGCGGCCCGGTTACAACCTCAATATGCACATCTACGACAGCAACGGCCGCCTGGTGAAGCGGCTGGCCAACAACGAGACCCTCGCCGCCCGGGGCAGCCTGAAATGGGATGGCGTCAATGAGGAAGGCAACCGGGCGCGAATTGGTATTTACGTGCTGTGGCTGGAGTTGTTTACTCCCGACGGGAATGTGGAAAGGGATAAGAAGGTGGTGGTGCTGGCTGGTAGGTTGGAGTGA